One segment of Erigeron canadensis isolate Cc75 chromosome 2, C_canadensis_v1, whole genome shotgun sequence DNA contains the following:
- the LOC122586634 gene encoding secreted RxLR effector protein 161-like — translation MNGIPYAYAIGSIMYAMICTRPDVSCALSMTSRYQQNPGDSHWMAIKNILKYLRNTKDMFLIYGSGEEELVVKGYTDASFQTDRDDSRSQSGYIFILNGGAVSWKSSKQDVVALSTTESEYIAASLAAQEAAWLKKFIADLGVVPSIQEPLEILCDNEGAIAQIKEPRAHQKTRHIERRFNYIRDEVEKGKICIRKVHTDQNIADPLTKLLERPKHESHTCAMGLRYSSDWI, via the coding sequence ATGAATGGAATCCCATATGCATATGCTATAGGATCCATCATGTATGCTATGATATGCACGAGACCGGACGTGTCATGCGCTTTGAGCATGACAAGTAGATACCAGCAAAATCCAGGAGATAGTCATTGGATGGCTATCaagaatatattgaaatatcttAGAAATACTAAAGATATGTTCTTAATATATGGATCTGGTGAGGAGGAGCTCGTTGTAAAGGGTTACACGGATGCGAGTTTCCAAACTGATCGAGATGATTCTCGATCACAATCGGGGTACATCTTCATTCTAAATGGAGGAGCTGTTTCTTGGAAAAGCTCGAAGCAAGATGTGGTTGCATTGTCCACTACAGAGTCAGAATACATCGCCGCCTCTTTGGCAGCACAAGAGGCTGCATGGTTGAAGAAATTCATTGCCGATCTAGGGGTTGTTCCTTCCATTCAAGAACCCCTAGAAATCCTTTGTGATAACGAGGGCGCAATTGCTCAAATCAAAGAACCTCGTGCGCATCAAAAGACTAGACACATTGAGCGGAGATTCAACTACATAAGGGATGAAGTTGAAAAGGGAAAGATATGTATTCGCAAAGTTCACACCGATCAAAATATTGCGGACCCACTCACGAAGCTCCTTGAAAGGCCTAAGCATGAAAGTCATACTTGTGCCATGGGACTTCGATATTCTAGTGATTGGATTTga